One Kineococcus aurantiacus genomic window carries:
- a CDS encoding ABC transporter permease subunit, which produces MKLGQYIARKSLWYLVALVAAVSLNFLLPRLVPGNPVDVIVSNLARGGSVSGEQQKQIYEGFVQQFGLDAPLWQQFLTYLGKVFSGDLGTSFASYPTSVNSLLGDALPWSIAVQLPAIVIGWVLGNVVGAIAAFRGGNWDRSVFTSSLFLSAMPYYCLSILLLYALAVVAGVFPVGGAYSLGNSPSFSLGFLTDALQYYWLPFLSLVIVFIGGQAVGMRSMAIYELGGDYVNYGRAMGIGDNRITRYIFRNAMLPQITGLALSIGTLVSGALITELVFNYPGVGTLLFNAISQNDYPVIQAITLIITLAVLASNFLVEIVYGIVDPRIRAAASGEK; this is translated from the coding sequence GTGAAGCTCGGACAGTACATCGCCCGCAAGTCGCTGTGGTACCTCGTCGCCCTGGTCGCGGCGGTGTCCCTCAACTTCCTGCTGCCCCGGCTCGTGCCGGGCAACCCGGTGGACGTCATCGTCTCCAACCTGGCCCGGGGCGGGTCCGTCAGCGGAGAGCAGCAGAAGCAGATCTACGAGGGCTTCGTCCAGCAGTTCGGACTGGACGCACCCCTGTGGCAGCAGTTCCTCACCTACCTGGGCAAGGTCTTCTCCGGAGACCTCGGGACGTCGTTCGCCTCCTACCCGACCTCGGTGAACAGCCTGCTCGGGGACGCGCTGCCGTGGTCCATCGCCGTGCAACTGCCGGCCATCGTCATCGGCTGGGTGCTGGGAAACGTCGTGGGGGCCATCGCCGCCTTCCGCGGGGGCAACTGGGACCGCAGCGTCTTCACCTCCTCGCTGTTCCTGTCCGCCATGCCCTACTACTGCCTGTCCATCCTGCTGCTGTACGCGCTGGCCGTCGTGGCCGGGGTCTTCCCGGTCGGTGGGGCCTACTCCCTGGGCAACAGCCCGTCGTTCTCGCTGGGCTTCCTGACCGACGCCCTGCAGTACTACTGGTTGCCGTTCCTGTCCCTGGTCATCGTCTTCATCGGTGGCCAGGCCGTGGGCATGCGCTCGATGGCGATCTACGAGCTGGGCGGTGACTACGTCAACTACGGCCGCGCCATGGGCATCGGGGACAACCGGATCACCCGGTACATCTTCCGCAACGCCATGCTCCCGCAGATCACGGGCCTGGCGCTGTCGATCGGGACGCTGGTCAGCGGGGCCCTCATCACCGAGCTGGTGTTCAACTACCCCGGCGTCGGGACGCTGCTGTTCAACGCCATCTCCCAGAACGACTACCCGGTCATCCAGGCGATCACGTTGATCATCACGCTGGCGGTGCTGGCCTCGAACTTCCTGGTCGAGATCGTCTACGGCATCGTCGACCCGCGCATCCGCGCGGCCGCCTCCGGGGAGAAGTGA
- a CDS encoding ABC transporter substrate-binding protein — protein sequence MSNTVPPPAGGRSTRRTFLAASSVAAGGFALAACGGGSAGGTGSEDSTLPGIGNNGKVGSGRKGEGADQLFLAGFQFSPPTNFNTFAGAPAWPAANNVAQYVYETLLRFNVLTGELKPGLAADYSVDGTSSVSMTLQEGITWSDGTPFTADDVLYTFELGKIDPSLSVAAFWTEADSITADGDTVTVAINPDRKNVGMVLQQLAVQFIVPKAVFEKVAAQTGNKLASWETKELLGTGPYTLEKADQTQIILARNDKYWGQKFYGGLPAPTKIIHPIFKSNEDGNLKFQNGELDVMQAFVPQISKMWDSGKPVGTYLKDEPYFVPGSVPLLFFNTARGALADPQVRRAIAFAIDYASIAETAMSGYSGDVQASLIIPGGAEDKWADAGRAQADGWTFDAAKADQTLTAAGYAKGSDGVYAKGGQRLGPWKLITPQGWTDWNAALEIVAKNLQAVGIDAATNFPQQAQVTTQVQNGDFDMACWYVSGTNPATPWQRFSDVMSNVELAPAGQTAYRNYGRWTSDQVNDLLEAAAAAPDDGSKKQALTALDDLYRQQAPAVPLMYRPDEFFEFNASNWTNFPTEANAYAPPMFRGAGNDWLFKIKKIEG from the coding sequence ATGTCGAACACCGTCCCTCCCCCTGCCGGCGGCCGCTCCACGCGCCGTACGTTCCTGGCCGCCTCCAGCGTCGCCGCCGGTGGCTTCGCCCTCGCAGCCTGCGGCGGCGGGAGCGCAGGTGGCACGGGCTCGGAGGACAGCACGCTGCCCGGCATCGGCAACAACGGCAAGGTCGGCAGCGGACGCAAGGGGGAGGGCGCCGACCAGCTGTTCCTGGCCGGTTTCCAGTTCAGCCCACCGACGAACTTCAACACCTTCGCCGGTGCCCCGGCGTGGCCGGCGGCCAACAACGTCGCCCAGTACGTCTACGAGACGCTGCTGCGGTTCAACGTCTTGACCGGTGAGCTGAAGCCGGGCCTGGCCGCCGACTACAGCGTCGACGGGACGTCGTCGGTCTCGATGACGCTGCAGGAGGGCATCACGTGGTCGGACGGGACTCCCTTCACGGCTGACGACGTCCTCTACACCTTCGAGCTGGGCAAGATCGACCCGTCGCTGTCGGTGGCGGCGTTCTGGACCGAAGCGGACTCGATCACCGCCGACGGCGACACCGTCACCGTGGCCATCAACCCCGACCGCAAGAACGTCGGCATGGTCCTGCAGCAGCTCGCGGTGCAGTTCATCGTCCCCAAGGCCGTGTTCGAGAAGGTCGCCGCCCAGACCGGGAACAAGCTCGCGAGCTGGGAGACCAAGGAGCTGCTCGGTACCGGGCCCTACACGCTGGAGAAGGCTGACCAGACCCAGATCATCCTCGCCCGCAACGACAAGTACTGGGGTCAGAAGTTCTACGGGGGACTGCCGGCCCCCACGAAGATCATCCACCCGATCTTCAAGTCGAACGAGGACGGCAACCTGAAGTTCCAGAACGGTGAGCTGGACGTCATGCAGGCATTCGTGCCGCAGATCTCGAAGATGTGGGACTCCGGGAAGCCGGTCGGAACTTACCTCAAGGACGAGCCGTACTTCGTGCCCGGCTCGGTGCCGCTGCTGTTCTTCAACACCGCCAGGGGCGCCCTGGCCGATCCGCAGGTGCGCCGAGCCATCGCCTTCGCCATCGACTACGCCTCCATCGCCGAGACGGCCATGTCCGGATATTCCGGCGACGTGCAGGCCTCGCTCATCATTCCCGGCGGCGCGGAGGACAAGTGGGCCGACGCCGGCCGGGCCCAGGCCGACGGGTGGACCTTCGACGCAGCCAAGGCGGACCAGACGCTCACCGCCGCCGGCTACGCCAAGGGCTCGGACGGCGTGTACGCCAAGGGCGGACAGCGCCTGGGCCCCTGGAAGCTCATCACGCCGCAGGGCTGGACCGACTGGAACGCCGCGCTGGAGATCGTCGCGAAGAACCTGCAGGCCGTTGGCATCGACGCCGCGACGAACTTCCCCCAGCAGGCCCAGGTGACGACGCAGGTGCAGAACGGCGACTTCGACATGGCCTGCTGGTACGTGTCGGGAACCAACCCCGCCACGCCCTGGCAGCGGTTCAGCGACGTCATGAGCAACGTCGAACTCGCCCCCGCCGGCCAGACCGCCTACCGCAACTACGGCCGGTGGACCAGCGACCAGGTGAACGACCTGCTGGAGGCGGCCGCGGCCGCCCCCGACGACGGCTCGAAGAAGCAGGCGCTCACCGCGCTGGACGACCTGTACCGGCAGCAGGCGCCGGCCGTACCGCTCATGTACCGCCCCGATGAGTTCTTCGAGTTCAACGCCAGCAACTGGACGAACTTCCCGACCGAGGCGAACGCCTACGCCCCGCCCATGTTCCGCGGGGCCGGCAACGACTGGCTCTTCAAGATCAAGAAGATCGAGGGCTGA